A genomic stretch from Williamwhitmania sp. includes:
- a CDS encoding transglycosylase domain-containing protein: MDNSNKFRRKFLLWFWGILIFPVVAIITLFTLISLEVFGPMPTFEDLENPKSNLASEVYSEDNVLLGKYYIENRSYTSFDELSPNIENALISIEDARFRSHSGIDFRGLARVLVKTIVMGDREAGGGSTLTQQLAKNLFPRDTTYYRWGITRKVNLALAKFKEWVTAVKLERNYTKDEILAMYLNTVPFGGTAYGIKSAAKTYFNIEPDSLNIQQAALLAGLVNAPTRYSPVRNPDRSLERRNVVIDKMARYGYITHAVADSVKEIPIQLHYQVQDHNEGLATYFRETLRLILSANMPKRENYYSYDTFKADSTEWATNPIYGWCNKNLKPDGTPYNLYRDGLKIYSTINSKMQQYGEDALKEHLAQNLQPAFDKEQKSKGNPVYARDVPKEQVQAILNQAVRQSTRFWNLTQAGFSDEQIRKNFNTKTSMTVFTWKGDRDTVLTPLDSIKYYKRFLRAGFMAMDPHTGYIKVYVGGPNFRYFKYDLVMKSKRQVGSTIKPFLYTLAMQEGYSPCFKVPNVPQTFMVGDSTWTPKNSGESAFDGRMVTLKWGLANSVNNISAWLMKQFNPQNVVDISHKLGIKSYIDPVVSIFLGTSDFSLYEMVGAYSTYANRGIHVEPMYVTRIEDKNGNVLATFKSTKYEAISEKTAYLMINLLQAVVDHGTGRRLRYRYQLPGQLAGKTGTTQNQSDGWFMGITPNLVGGVWVGGEDRAIHFEGITLGQGASMALPIWGVFLQKLYADPSLGIDGSAIFTKPAGLTVDIDCPVDSVETSTKKENDFF, from the coding sequence ATGGATAATTCGAATAAATTCAGGAGAAAATTTTTACTTTGGTTTTGGGGAATTCTTATCTTCCCTGTGGTAGCAATTATCACTCTTTTCACCCTCATTTCGCTTGAAGTGTTTGGGCCAATGCCTACTTTTGAGGATCTTGAGAATCCCAAAAGCAATCTTGCATCGGAGGTTTATTCAGAAGATAATGTGCTTTTAGGTAAGTACTACATTGAGAATCGATCATACACCAGCTTCGATGAGCTTTCTCCAAATATTGAGAACGCCTTAATTTCCATTGAAGATGCTCGGTTCCGCAGTCACTCCGGAATAGACTTCAGGGGATTGGCTCGAGTACTCGTTAAGACCATAGTTATGGGAGATAGGGAAGCTGGTGGTGGATCAACACTTACTCAGCAGCTGGCCAAGAATCTTTTCCCTCGCGATACAACCTACTACCGATGGGGCATTACCCGTAAGGTTAATCTTGCATTGGCAAAATTTAAGGAATGGGTTACTGCTGTGAAGCTAGAGCGGAACTACACAAAGGATGAGATTTTGGCGATGTACCTGAACACTGTTCCATTTGGAGGGACAGCCTACGGTATCAAATCGGCGGCCAAGACTTACTTCAATATAGAGCCCGATAGTCTCAACATTCAACAGGCAGCCTTGCTTGCTGGGCTTGTAAATGCGCCCACTAGATATAGCCCGGTTCGAAATCCAGATAGGTCACTTGAGCGTCGAAATGTGGTGATTGATAAGATGGCGAGGTATGGCTACATTACTCATGCTGTTGCCGATTCAGTGAAAGAAATACCAATACAGCTACACTATCAGGTTCAGGATCACAACGAAGGGCTCGCCACCTACTTCAGAGAAACTCTGCGGTTAATTCTGAGTGCAAACATGCCAAAGCGCGAAAATTATTACTCCTACGATACTTTTAAGGCAGACTCTACCGAGTGGGCAACGAATCCTATTTACGGTTGGTGCAATAAGAATTTGAAACCCGACGGCACACCATACAACCTGTATCGTGATGGTTTAAAAATATACTCAACTATCAATAGCAAGATGCAGCAATATGGTGAGGATGCGTTAAAGGAACATCTGGCACAAAATCTGCAGCCGGCATTCGATAAGGAACAAAAAAGCAAGGGCAATCCGGTGTATGCCAGGGATGTGCCCAAGGAGCAAGTGCAGGCAATTTTAAATCAAGCCGTTCGCCAATCGACCCGATTTTGGAATTTAACGCAAGCTGGCTTCTCTGACGAACAGATCAGGAAGAACTTTAACACAAAAACCAGCATGACGGTTTTCACTTGGAAGGGAGATCGCGATACGGTTCTTACGCCGCTTGATAGTATTAAGTATTACAAGCGATTCTTGCGCGCGGGATTCATGGCAATGGATCCGCATACTGGTTATATTAAGGTTTATGTTGGTGGACCCAATTTTCGCTACTTTAAGTACGATCTGGTGATGAAGAGTAAGCGGCAGGTGGGCTCAACCATTAAACCGTTTTTGTATACACTCGCCATGCAGGAAGGCTATTCTCCATGCTTTAAGGTCCCGAATGTCCCTCAAACATTTATGGTGGGTGATTCTACATGGACTCCAAAAAACTCAGGTGAGTCTGCATTTGATGGCAGAATGGTTACCTTAAAGTGGGGGCTTGCAAATTCGGTTAACAATATTTCTGCTTGGCTAATGAAGCAGTTCAATCCTCAGAATGTGGTTGACATTAGTCACAAGCTTGGAATAAAGAGTTATATCGATCCCGTTGTTTCAATCTTCCTGGGCACTTCCGATTTTTCTCTCTACGAAATGGTGGGCGCATACTCCACGTATGCTAATCGTGGAATTCACGTAGAACCTATGTATGTTACCCGCATCGAAGATAAGAATGGGAATGTGTTAGCAACCTTTAAATCTACCAAGTATGAGGCAATTAGCGAAAAAACAGCTTACCTCATGATTAATTTGTTACAGGCGGTTGTTGACCACGGCACAGGCAGACGCTTGCGCTATAGATATCAGCTACCTGGCCAACTTGCGGGCAAAACAGGTACTACTCAAAACCAATCGGACGGTTGGTTTATGGGGATAACGCCAAATTTGGTTGGTGGCGTGTGGGTTGGTGGAGAAGATAGAGCCATTCACTTCGAGGGAATTACCCTTGGCCAAGGAGCAAGCATGGCGCTTCCGATCTGGGGTGTTTTCTTGCAGAAACTATATGCAGATCCTAGTTTAGGCATTGACGGGTCAGCCATTTTTACTAAGCCTGCAGGGCTTACGGTCGACATTGATTGTCCGGTTGATTCGGTTGAAACTTCAACCAAGAAGGAGAATGATTTCTTTTAG